A genome region from Blautia coccoides includes the following:
- a CDS encoding MATE family efflux transporter, with amino-acid sequence MQKEFSKNKMGTEPIGKLMLTMGIPMILSMVLQAFYNIVDSYFVSCMPDAGGITGLGEYGVNALTLAFPIQMLMVAVGVGTGVGINALLSRSLGQGDRERASKIAGNAIFLGICTYVVFLLAGLFGVEPYLKTQTSDPVVLEMGSAYLRICTILSFGVILFMIYEKLLQATGRTVLSTAAQVAGAVTNIILDPVLIFGLFGLPEMGIEGAAYATVMGQCVSMVLGAFFHHGFNRDVESRLRYLKPDKGIIADIYKVGVPAVIMQALMSFMTYGVNIIFGRVSGAAVTAYGIYYKIQQFVFFAAFGLNNALIPIVAFNYGMQDKRRVKSGVKYGLLYTLGIMFVGALGLQIFAENVAGIFSLSAQTQALCVKAIRIVTWGYLFVGANVALQGIFQAFGNGVRSLILSMVRLVIVALPLAYYFTTLENAEDLIWWAFPIAEGCGLLVGMVFMRMTAREKLRTAGNRRTEREAEKYA; translated from the coding sequence ATGCAGAAAGAATTTTCAAAAAACAAAATGGGGACAGAGCCGATCGGAAAGCTCATGCTGACCATGGGTATCCCTATGATCCTGTCCATGGTGCTGCAGGCATTTTATAACATTGTGGACAGTTACTTTGTGAGCTGTATGCCTGACGCAGGAGGTATTACAGGGCTGGGGGAGTACGGTGTCAATGCATTGACTCTGGCATTTCCCATACAGATGCTGATGGTCGCTGTGGGAGTAGGTACCGGCGTGGGTATCAACGCACTGCTCTCCAGGAGTCTGGGACAGGGAGACAGGGAACGGGCCAGTAAAATTGCGGGAAATGCTATTTTTCTGGGAATCTGCACATATGTTGTATTTCTACTGGCAGGACTTTTTGGAGTGGAGCCATATCTTAAGACACAGACGTCAGATCCGGTTGTATTGGAGATGGGGAGCGCATATCTGAGGATTTGCACTATTTTATCCTTTGGCGTTATTTTATTCATGATCTATGAGAAACTTCTGCAGGCAACCGGACGAACTGTGCTCTCCACAGCGGCACAGGTTGCAGGTGCAGTGACAAATATCATTTTAGACCCTGTTTTGATTTTCGGTTTGTTTGGTTTGCCTGAAATGGGCATTGAGGGCGCGGCTTACGCCACGGTGATGGGACAGTGTGTGTCCATGGTGCTGGGAGCATTCTTCCATCATGGCTTTAACCGCGATGTGGAATCCAGGCTCCGGTATCTGAAGCCGGATAAGGGTATTATTGCAGACATTTATAAAGTCGGTGTACCGGCAGTCATTATGCAGGCACTGATGTCTTTTATGACTTACGGTGTGAATATTATTTTCGGCAGGGTATCAGGAGCGGCAGTGACAGCATACGGGATATATTATAAGATCCAGCAGTTTGTATTTTTTGCGGCTTTCGGACTCAATAACGCATTGATACCAATTGTGGCCTTTAACTATGGAATGCAGGATAAGCGGCGTGTGAAAAGCGGGGTCAAATACGGACTGCTGTATACACTTGGCATTATGTTTGTCGGTGCTTTGGGGCTCCAGATATTTGCGGAAAACGTAGCAGGAATCTTCTCCCTTTCCGCACAGACGCAGGCGCTCTGTGTGAAGGCCATCCGCATTGTCACCTGGGGGTATCTTTTTGTGGGGGCAAATGTGGCGCTTCAGGGAATCTTCCAGGCATTTGGAAATGGTGTGCGTTCTCTGATCCTTTCCATGGTAAGGCTTGTGATCGTTGCCCTTCCGCTTGCTTATTATTTTACTACACTTGAAAATGCTGAGGATCTGATATGGTGGGCTTTTCCCATTGCAGAGGGATGCGGGCTGCTTGTGGGGATGGTATTTATGAGGATGACGGCAAGGGAAAAGCTGAGGACGGCAGGTAATAGAAGAACAGAGAGGGAGGCGGAAAAATATGCATAA
- a CDS encoding response regulator transcription factor codes for MKKIAVIEDDELLNQALVITLEKEGYQVTAGKSCREGIALLQDGPDLMLVDINLPDGNGIAVCREAERFGKIPVLFLTARDEEQDMLEAFEAGCDDYVVKPFQMNVLKKRIEAILRRSGGEEDVFLYRGLKIDWKKKRVFYQEQRVSLTAKEYSLLELLVQNRGQVLTKEIILERIWDIDGLFVVENTVSVTINRLRKKIEPDNSHPIFVKNVFGLGYTFGD; via the coding sequence ATGAAAAAAATAGCAGTGATCGAAGACGACGAACTTTTGAACCAGGCCCTGGTCATTACCCTGGAAAAAGAAGGATATCAGGTGACAGCGGGAAAATCGTGCAGGGAAGGAATAGCTCTGCTGCAGGACGGCCCGGATCTGATGCTGGTTGACATAAATCTTCCGGACGGAAACGGGATCGCCGTCTGCCGGGAGGCGGAGCGCTTTGGGAAGATACCCGTACTCTTTCTGACGGCCAGAGATGAAGAGCAGGATATGCTGGAGGCCTTTGAAGCCGGGTGTGACGATTATGTGGTAAAACCTTTTCAGATGAATGTGCTGAAGAAGAGGATTGAAGCCATTCTGCGGCGAAGCGGCGGGGAGGAGGATGTTTTTTTGTACCGGGGACTTAAAATTGATTGGAAGAAAAAACGGGTATTTTACCAGGAGCAGCGGGTGAGTCTGACTGCAAAAGAATACAGCCTTCTGGAGCTTCTGGTCCAAAACCGGGGACAGGTTCTGACAAAGGAAATCATATTGGAAAGGATTTGGGATATTGACGGTCTGTTTGTAGTGGAGAATACAGTGAGTGTCACCATCAACCGCCTGAGAAAGAAAATAGAACCGGACAATTCCCATCCCATATTTGTAAAAAATGTATTCGGTCTTGGATACACCTTCGGAGATTAA
- a CDS encoding ABC transporter ATP-binding protein, translated as MEVLRTRGLEKIYRTGELVVRALDGVDIDIREGEFISVIGSSGSGKTTLLNMLGGLDYPTTGSVMVRGYELAAMDNDELTVFRRRNIGFVFQNYNLVSVLNVYDNIVLPLKLDGVKIDKEFVDNIIHSLGLDEKIYQMPNTLSGGQQQRAAIARALVTKPAIVLADEPTGNLDSRTGLEVIGLMKNMAEEYSQTIVIVTHNEEIAQMTDRMIRIEDGRICRGEAGHGTEE; from the coding sequence ATGGAAGTTTTAAGGACAAGAGGTCTCGAGAAAATTTACAGGACAGGGGAACTGGTGGTCCGGGCGCTGGACGGCGTGGACATAGATATCCGTGAAGGGGAATTTATCTCAGTCATAGGGTCCTCAGGAAGCGGAAAGACCACGCTGCTGAATATGCTGGGCGGTCTGGATTATCCGACCACAGGAAGTGTGATGGTAAGGGGATACGAGCTGGCGGCAATGGACAATGATGAGTTGACAGTATTCAGGCGCAGGAATATCGGGTTTGTTTTTCAGAACTATAATCTGGTTTCTGTGTTGAATGTATACGACAATATCGTCCTTCCGCTGAAACTGGACGGTGTGAAAATAGACAAAGAGTTTGTAGACAATATCATTCACTCTCTGGGGCTGGATGAGAAGATTTATCAGATGCCCAATACTCTTTCAGGCGGACAGCAGCAGCGGGCCGCCATAGCCAGGGCGCTGGTGACAAAACCGGCTATCGTCCTGGCTGATGAGCCTACCGGAAACCTGGATTCCAGGACAGGGCTGGAGGTGATCGGCCTGATGAAAAACATGGCAGAGGAGTATTCGCAGACTATCGTCATAGTCACCCACAATGAGGAGATTGCTCAGATGACCGACAGAATGATTCGGATCGAAGACGGACGGATCTGCAGAGGGGAGGCGGGCCATGGAACTGAGGAATAA
- a CDS encoding CarD family transcriptional regulator yields the protein MIQEGDIVVFKCRGLYKVQKVGTLNFSGADRKKVYYTMQSVDDEKEKAYIPVEGDHNIRRPVTREEALTLIDEMDDIDILWVTNERMREREYKSCISSCECEAWVKILKTLYQRTSKRGTITSMDKKYRQIAERALHSEFAYALGISADKVDDFIKSRKNDD from the coding sequence ATGATACAGGAAGGCGATATTGTAGTTTTTAAATGCAGAGGATTGTATAAGGTTCAAAAAGTGGGAACTCTGAATTTTTCAGGTGCCGACAGGAAGAAAGTATACTATACGATGCAGTCTGTGGATGATGAAAAGGAAAAAGCATACATCCCTGTGGAAGGTGACCACAATATCAGGAGACCTGTGACAAGAGAAGAGGCGCTGACGTTGATTGATGAGATGGATGACATTGATATTCTCTGGGTTACAAATGAGCGGATGCGGGAACGGGAATACAAGTCCTGCATTTCAAGCTGCGAATGTGAAGCATGGGTTAAAATTCTGAAGACATTATACCAGAGAACCAGTAAAAGAGGCACTATTACCAGTATGGATAAAAAATACCGTCAGATAGCAGAGCGGGCACTGCACAGTGAATTCGCGTATGCTCTGGGTATTTCAGCAGACAAGGTAGATGACTTTATAAAGAGCAGAAAAAATGATGATTAA
- a CDS encoding DUF2975 domain-containing protein codes for MKQTEMSKYLKIITAGTGILFLVLVAWFMPSVLKQVLEGQAGKGIYWGTCIFIWITAVPCFVCLVKFWGICSRIGENRSFCRENAEALRQMSHCTLADSVLYALFLGAFCILGWYSLGIGYLFGIVLILFICITLTVLCAALSHLVYNASQIQEDQDLTI; via the coding sequence ATGAAGCAAACAGAAATGTCGAAATATTTGAAGATAATAACAGCCGGAACCGGAATCCTGTTTCTTGTGTTGGTGGCATGGTTTATGCCTTCGGTACTGAAGCAGGTGCTGGAGGGGCAGGCGGGGAAGGGTATATATTGGGGTACCTGCATTTTCATCTGGATAACAGCAGTCCCCTGTTTTGTATGTCTGGTCAAATTCTGGGGCATATGCAGCAGAATCGGAGAGAACAGGTCCTTCTGCCGGGAAAATGCCGAGGCGCTGAGGCAGATGAGCCACTGTACGCTTGCTGACAGTGTGCTTTATGCTCTTTTTCTGGGGGCCTTCTGTATTCTGGGATGGTATTCTCTGGGGATTGGATATTTATTCGGTATTGTATTGATCCTGTTTATCTGCATTACACTTACAGTCCTGTGTGCTGCCCTGTCCCATTTGGTCTACAATGCAAGCCAGATACAGGAAGACCAGGATCTGACCATATAG
- a CDS encoding sensor histidine kinase, which translates to MEKKLYYTAGSLPVIMGILASILAADFGYLLLTVCFLCCYIPLFSGIRKKYEKDLIQISDILEQLILGKGSPVIPENTDSLISKLQAQTVRIHAMVTKYNEKLLEEQEEVRRFLSEIAHQIRTPLTNMETYLDLLREQTLTKEEQITCIRAVEQSERKIKFLTESFISASRMEHRIIQIRKERQSLRETIAKSIFQVRKKAEEKSMEITLECSEKIFLPHDRNWLSEAVANLLDNSIKYSPEDSDIIVRAVKNEMFTQVEVRDFGMGISGDENQIFRRFYRGSDVKNQEGFGIGLYITREIVKRHEGFLKVKKEPDGTSISIFLPC; encoded by the coding sequence ATGGAGAAAAAATTATATTATACAGCAGGGAGCCTCCCTGTTATTATGGGAATCCTGGCTTCTATCCTGGCTGCGGATTTTGGATATCTGCTTTTGACCGTCTGCTTCCTGTGCTGCTACATTCCTTTATTTTCGGGGATAAGAAAAAAATACGAGAAGGATCTGATACAGATTTCCGATATACTGGAACAGCTTATTCTGGGAAAGGGAAGCCCAGTCATTCCTGAAAATACCGACAGTCTGATATCAAAGCTCCAGGCCCAGACTGTCAGAATACATGCCATGGTGACAAAATACAATGAAAAACTTCTGGAAGAGCAGGAGGAGGTACGACGCTTTTTATCGGAGATTGCCCATCAGATCAGGACTCCTCTGACCAATATGGAGACCTACCTTGATCTGCTCCGGGAACAGACGCTCACAAAAGAGGAGCAGATTACCTGCATCCGGGCAGTGGAACAGTCAGAGCGTAAAATAAAATTTCTGACTGAGAGCTTCATATCTGCATCCCGCATGGAGCACAGGATCATCCAGATCAGAAAAGAGAGACAAAGTCTCAGGGAAACCATAGCCAAATCCATTTTCCAGGTGAGGAAAAAGGCAGAGGAAAAGAGCATGGAAATAACTCTGGAGTGTTCTGAAAAGATTTTCCTCCCACATGACAGAAACTGGCTTTCTGAGGCAGTGGCAAATCTGTTGGACAACAGTATAAAGTATTCCCCTGAAGATTCAGATATTATTGTCCGGGCAGTGAAGAACGAAATGTTTACACAGGTTGAAGTCCGTGATTTCGGCATGGGGATATCCGGTGATGAGAACCAGATCTTCCGCCGGTTTTACAGGGGAAGTGATGTGAAAAACCAGGAGGGGTTCGGCATAGGGCTGTATATCACAAGAGAGATCGTGAAGCGGCATGAAGGATTTTTAAAGGTGAAAAAGGAACCTGATGGCACTTCCATCTCAATTTTTCTCCCTTGTTAG
- a CDS encoding helix-turn-helix domain-containing protein, producing the protein MAIIINIDVMLAKRKMSVTELSERVGITMANISVLKNGKAKAIKISTLNSICKALECQPGDILEYVED; encoded by the coding sequence ATGGCGATTATAATTAATATAGATGTTATGCTTGCTAAGAGGAAAATGAGCGTCACGGAACTGTCGGAGCGTGTAGGAATCACAATGGCCAATATCTCGGTATTAAAAAACGGTAAGGCCAAAGCCATAAAGATCAGCACATTAAATAGTATCTGCAAAGCCCTGGAATGTCAGCCGGGAGATATTCTGGAGTATGTGGAGGACTAG
- a CDS encoding DUF4153 domain-containing protein — MNTDKQMPVGSENGLPCESAPILEEDEWRRAKPIDADKKDKCFAWLYLLVGYGFVYTFTSMNFGRHLAFFTIAYAAVVLAYIFQKGKRPGRESWFWLAIMLSMGVPYAFWSAMPFLQVPVLIVCAAYWTLIISGSLLEKDKTSQWILFDGWNALLRVPFGNFGCGFQIIAGIHGDGDKDMDDEEICEKSRKKDIRYIFLGIVMAVPILLIVLPLLSSADEGFQRMLQSSGVYIQEHFLYNLARMILALPVAAYLFGSIYGGIHKRNTDNIDKESLRETSRAVRIVPNTAITTAMLIVCAIYLLFIGLQGKYLFSAFAGIRPENFTYAEYARRGFFELCQTAALNLVLLLGANTFSRKGKEGSAVLRWLNVLLSVLTLLLILTAMSKMVLYIAAFGFTIKRVLTMVFMIWMAVVFTLAIVHQWKKFPVVRICVITGAVLYCTLCILPVEHMMDAYNQKYSPKQTAEEIIY; from the coding sequence ATGAATACGGATAAACAAATGCCGGTAGGCAGTGAGAACGGTCTGCCCTGTGAAAGTGCGCCCATTTTGGAGGAAGATGAGTGGAGAAGAGCAAAACCAATAGATGCGGACAAAAAAGATAAATGCTTTGCCTGGCTGTATCTGCTGGTGGGATATGGGTTTGTATACACCTTTACCAGTATGAATTTCGGAAGACATCTGGCATTCTTTACGATCGCATACGCGGCTGTGGTTCTGGCCTATATTTTCCAGAAGGGAAAGCGCCCCGGGCGGGAGAGCTGGTTCTGGCTGGCTATTATGCTCAGTATGGGAGTGCCCTATGCTTTTTGGAGTGCTATGCCGTTTCTGCAGGTTCCCGTACTGATCGTATGCGCGGCGTACTGGACACTGATCATATCCGGCAGCCTTCTGGAAAAGGATAAGACATCCCAATGGATTTTGTTTGACGGTTGGAATGCGCTTCTGCGTGTGCCCTTTGGAAATTTCGGCTGTGGTTTTCAGATCATAGCCGGAATCCATGGAGATGGTGATAAGGATATGGATGATGAGGAGATTTGTGAAAAGAGCAGAAAGAAGGATATCAGGTACATTTTTCTGGGGATCGTCATGGCTGTTCCTATTTTGCTCATTGTGCTCCCGCTCTTGTCCAGCGCGGATGAAGGGTTTCAGAGGATGCTGCAGAGCAGCGGAGTATATATACAGGAACATTTTCTGTATAACCTGGCCAGGATGATACTGGCACTGCCTGTTGCTGCATATTTATTCGGATCCATCTACGGGGGAATCCATAAAAGGAATACAGACAACATAGATAAGGAGTCACTCAGGGAAACGTCCCGCGCTGTTCGGATCGTGCCCAATACAGCCATCACTACGGCCATGCTGATCGTGTGTGCCATTTACCTGCTGTTTATAGGGCTGCAGGGGAAATATCTGTTTTCCGCCTTTGCTGGGATACGGCCGGAGAACTTTACCTATGCGGAATATGCCAGACGGGGATTCTTTGAGCTGTGCCAGACTGCTGCGCTGAATCTGGTTCTCCTTCTGGGCGCAAATACATTTTCCAGAAAAGGCAAAGAAGGCAGCGCTGTACTTCGGTGGCTGAATGTCCTGCTCTCTGTGCTCACCCTGCTTCTTATTCTGACAGCTATGAGTAAAATGGTTCTCTATATTGCTGCCTTTGGTTTTACTATTAAGAGGGTGCTGACTATGGTGTTTATGATCTGGATGGCTGTGGTGTTCACTCTTGCCATAGTACATCAGTGGAAAAAATTTCCCGTGGTGCGTATCTGTGTGATAACAGGAGCGGTTTTGTACTGCACACTCTGCATACTCCCTGTGGAACATATGATGGATGCTTATAATCAGAAATATTCTCCCAAACAGACGGCGGAGGAAATCATATATTAG
- a CDS encoding AAA family ATPase, whose product MHKKIITISREFGSGGRTIGKMAAEELGISCYDRELIERVAENTGFAAEYVREQGEDVPARNLFAYVSAGRGMDGLSPEDYLWAAQSKVIWELAEKEPCVIVGRCADYVLRNRTDCLNVFIHASMEKRAERIVRLYGERDTSPMKRLREKDKRRKVNYKYYTDREWGMAQNYHITLDSGELGQERCVQILTDLYKTEYV is encoded by the coding sequence ATGCATAAAAAAATCATTACGATCAGCAGGGAATTCGGAAGCGGCGGCAGAACCATAGGGAAAATGGCGGCAGAGGAGCTGGGAATTTCCTGTTATGACAGGGAACTGATCGAGAGGGTGGCAGAGAATACCGGATTTGCTGCGGAATACGTCAGGGAACAGGGTGAGGATGTACCCGCCAGAAATTTATTTGCCTATGTCTCTGCGGGCAGAGGTATGGATGGTCTGTCTCCGGAAGACTATCTCTGGGCTGCCCAGAGTAAAGTTATATGGGAACTGGCTGAGAAAGAACCTTGCGTTATCGTTGGGAGATGCGCGGATTATGTACTGAGAAACAGAACCGATTGTCTGAATGTGTTTATACATGCATCTATGGAAAAGCGGGCCGAAAGAATTGTAAGGCTCTATGGAGAGCGGGATACATCACCAATGAAACGTCTGAGAGAAAAGGATAAAAGAAGAAAAGTCAATTATAAGTATTACACAGATCGGGAGTGGGGTATGGCCCAGAACTATCATATCACATTGGACAGCGGAGAACTGGGGCAGGAACGCTGTGTGCAGATTTTAACAGATCTGTATAAAACAGAATATGTGTGA
- a CDS encoding uroporphyrinogen decarboxylase family protein encodes MVSKFMQTAANRDYSKHWQAEGSFPWIFQQPKPPIEERPISVRENYIRCVKGEEPYWMPAYFYESNTVWPDAMEEHPVPEVDGYDWWGVDWFMVDGINGMITRPGTRTISDFAKWKEELPWPDLSVVDFKADGEKLQKAMDPDRPHIYECVEGIFERLHELIPFDESLVAFYEEPELLEEFFQKMADYKIESTEQIFKYYGRVDGVLYHDDWGTQRSGFFSNEMFREQLMPATSRYLKFIKDQGKFIELHSCGRNMQYVPEMLEMGIDMWTPQANANDPDFLHNTYGKQMTFCFPVNIGNDWDEKQIRTAIRDYVDHFGENGRMMAWIMTEVPDPVKEEIARDELYHYSLEYYNKLYHR; translated from the coding sequence ATGGTATCGAAATTTATGCAGACAGCGGCAAACAGGGATTATTCTAAGCACTGGCAGGCTGAGGGGAGTTTTCCGTGGATCTTCCAGCAGCCTAAACCGCCCATTGAAGAGCGCCCCATCAGCGTGAGGGAGAACTATATCCGATGCGTAAAGGGAGAGGAACCTTACTGGATGCCGGCGTATTTCTATGAATCCAACACGGTTTGGCCGGATGCCATGGAAGAACATCCCGTTCCCGAGGTGGATGGTTATGACTGGTGGGGTGTTGACTGGTTTATGGTGGACGGGATCAATGGAATGATCACCCGGCCGGGAACCCGTACGATCTCCGATTTCGCCAAATGGAAAGAAGAACTTCCCTGGCCAGATCTGTCTGTTGTGGATTTTAAAGCTGACGGAGAGAAGCTTCAGAAGGCCATGGACCCTGACCGGCCCCATATCTATGAGTGCGTGGAAGGCATTTTCGAGAGACTGCACGAGCTGATCCCATTTGATGAGTCTCTGGTGGCTTTTTATGAGGAGCCGGAACTTCTGGAGGAGTTTTTCCAGAAGATGGCGGATTATAAGATTGAGAGCACAGAGCAGATTTTCAAATATTACGGCAGGGTGGACGGCGTGCTCTATCATGATGACTGGGGGACACAGCGAAGCGGATTTTTCTCAAATGAAATGTTCAGGGAGCAGCTTATGCCTGCCACATCCCGTTATCTGAAATTCATAAAAGACCAGGGCAAATTTATAGAACTGCATTCCTGCGGACGCAATATGCAGTATGTGCCGGAAATGCTGGAGATGGGAATTGATATGTGGACACCTCAGGCAAATGCAAATGACCCGGATTTCCTGCACAACACTTACGGAAAGCAGATGACCTTCTGTTTCCCTGTGAATATCGGGAATGACTGGGATGAAAAGCAGATCCGGACAGCCATCCGCGATTATGTGGACCACTTCGGAGAGAACGGCAGAATGATGGCGTGGATCATGACAGAGGTTCCGGACCCGGTAAAAGAGGAGATCGCCAGAGACGAGTTGTATCACTATTCTCTGGAATATTATAACAAACTTTACCACAGATAA
- a CDS encoding GNAT family N-acetyltransferase, which translates to MNIGVRKFEKKDIESMISIWNEVVEEGVAYPQLDLLDVSTGTDFFCGQTYCGVAEDSASGEILGLYILHPNNVGRCGHISNASYAVKSSARGKYIGEMLVKDCLIQGRRCGFRILQFNAVVRTNRAARHLYEKLGFKPLGVIPGGFLMKDGHYEDICPYYIEL; encoded by the coding sequence GTGAATATAGGTGTTCGGAAGTTTGAAAAGAAAGATATAGAGAGCATGATATCCATATGGAATGAAGTGGTGGAGGAAGGTGTTGCCTATCCCCAGTTGGATCTGCTGGATGTGAGTACAGGAACGGATTTTTTCTGCGGACAGACATACTGCGGGGTGGCAGAGGATTCTGCATCGGGTGAGATTTTGGGACTTTATATTCTGCATCCCAATAATGTGGGCAGATGCGGCCACATATCCAATGCCAGTTATGCAGTGAAATCCTCCGCAAGAGGAAAATATATTGGGGAGATGCTGGTAAAGGACTGTTTGATACAAGGGCGCAGATGCGGATTCAGGATCCTGCAGTTTAACGCTGTTGTGAGGACAAACAGGGCGGCGCGCCATCTGTACGAAAAACTGGGATTTAAACCGCTGGGCGTTATCCCTGGTGGTTTTTTAATGAAGGATGGTCATTATGAAGATATCTGTCCATATTATATAGAATTGTAA